GGCCCTGGACCGGCTGGTGGAGTGGCTTGTCTTCACAGGTGAGGGATGTGTCCCCCTGGACCTGCctgagccccatccctggctgcaCAGGTCCTGCGATGGGATGTAGTGTCCTttctccagccccactcccacagcacaggtgggacaggcagcctgggctgtggcacCACCACTGTACCCTCCAACCTCCTCCCGACGCCCCAGGAGACATCCCATTTCCCACGGACACCTGGACAAAACCCGCCCGGGACGTGAAGGGCTGGGAGGACTGGTTCTccatgcaggagcagctggaggagaagctggGTGTCATCGTGGCCGGGCGGTACATGACCCTGCTGTGGGCCAACGCCGGGAAGCCGCGGCCGGAGGACACGGAGCTGCGGGAATCCATCCGGCGCCTGGTCACCGACTTCCACTCGCGGCCGCTCACCATCGGCCTGGGACTGCGGCTTTTTGGCATCGACCCCCTCACCAGGCCCCTCACCGTGCACGTGGTGGGGGCTTCCCATGTGGAGACCCTCAACACGCGGCTGACAGACTACGACGAGCTGACACGGATGTTCCCGGGGCACCAGGGCGTGGAGATGGTGATGGTGGGGGTGGACGTGGTGGACGGACCCATCATGAGGCCACCCCTGACCACGCTGGCGCCCCGGGGAAAAGTCTATCTCAGCAGCTACAAGGGGCTCTACCACGATTTCTGGGAAAGCCGTGTGGAGACCAAGCTGGCCGCCCCTCCTGACCTGGTGGTGGGCTTTCACCCGGGTAAGTGCCTGCGCCATGGAGGGGTCGGACCCTCACACCCCACTGCTGGAACAGGGACAACCACAGGGCACATGGGCTCAGGGACCACCCTGTGGCTGGGCCTGAAGGTGGCCTGGAATGTACTCAGGGCTTTGCACCAAGGCACAGCGGGCAGCTGGGGAGACCCCCTGGGATATGGCTGCCTTGTCTCCCCACCAGGCACTCTGTCCTGCCTGTGTCACCCACCTGCAGGTGAAGCGCATCCTTCCCTTCAGGTCTCGGTGCTGTGGCTTAGCCCAGGACCCAGAGTTTGGGGTGCCCCACATGCTGGTCCAGACCCCACCTTGCTGAGGGCTGCCAAACTCACTGCATACTTGGAGTGTCCAGTGCAGAGTGGATGCAGTTGGAGCCGGCTTTCCCCGGGGCCAGGGTGGGATGGGAAGGAGGTGGAATCCTCAtggctgtgtccccacaggTTTCCATGCCTGCCCAGACCTGCTGGCGGGctggctgcccaccctgctgctgctgcgggaCTATCGCCTGCCCGTGCTCTTCACTGTGTACAGGTGAGCACAGCCCCGCCACCCCGGTGAGCTGGCACAGACACCCAGTCACCGCGCCTGTCCTCTCTTCTGGCAGCGAGCAGGAGCTGAAGGCCTCCCTGCAGATCCTTGTGGAGCTCGAGATGCACATTGTGGGTTATGCCAGCAACCCCTTTGCCTCACTGCGGCCTGAGCAGGTCTACTCGAGCCCCAACAAGCCGCCTGTCTACTGCAGCTCCCACTACATcgctctgctgggagcagaggctgtgccgggggctgaggagctggaggatgatgatggctggcagggaggagagcccagtgctgctgctgtggctgggagcgttgccccagggctgggctgattCCTGCCTGCCCTGACCACCTGACCCCCAGAGCCTCGCTGCCCATCCAAGATCTCATCTCCGCATCCTGGGATCAGCGATCCAATGCCTCACTGCACACATGGAGGCCTGGGGGATGCAGCACCCTAGCACAGGCATGGCACCCTTCCACAGCACCAAATAAATCACTATCAGCAACCAGCTGCCGTGTCTCGAGCTTTATTTCCAAAAAGGCCTTTGTTTTCCTAAAGAAAACGAGGGGCTGagcccaccccagccccccTTGATCAGCCACGGCCTCTGGAGGGACAGCGAAGGGGACCCTGACTGCAGGACCAGctgtgcacagggctgtgcagccccttGGGGTCCGGTGGGGAGCCTCAGCCCAGCGCTtggctgtcactgtcaccctcACTGTGCCCCCACGCTGGTGCCTACCCTGCAGGGCACTGCTCCAACCTGGCACCGGCCACCAGCCCGGCCACGGCAAGTGGGCGCCAGCTGATGCCTCCCCACTGCTCGCCAGCCTCGGTGGCCTTTGCAGACACTGGGGCGGGTGGAGTCgagggaagcagctcctgaggcATTGCCTGATGCTGCTGGGGGCCCACGCTGGCCTGGCGTCCCCTCCTGGTGCAGCCAGCatggcagtggtggcactgaCCCGTGTGGGCACCCACGGTGGCTCAGGGGGGCCAGCacaccccagggctgccagcGCCCTGACAGCGTGTCCGGGtccctctctgggctctgcGCCTGTTGGTGGGGCCGGGGtgggtggcagagctggcacagtCCAGCACGGAGTGGCACTGCTGGCATCACTCGGCGCCAGCGCGTTCCCGCAGGGCGGGCAGCGTCAGGGTCTCTGGCGCCGACTTCTTCCGCGGGCGAGTCTTGGGGGGAGCCAGGAACTCGGGGGCCTCGTCGCTGAGGGGGGTGGAAGGGGCGCTGGCAGGGGctgagtgagtggctgtgggCTGCCCCACCTCGCTGACCGAGATGGCCGGTGCCACCAGGCCGATGAGCTCGTTGGTGGCCTCCTGCGTCTCCTGCTCGTAGCGCCGCACCTCCTCCATCGTCATCCCTGCCGAGCACAGCCGGGCTTGGGGCCGCTCGGCACAGCCGCGTCCGGCACCCCCTCATCCCAGGCAGCCTGCGCCCCGCGCCCCGGATCCCCACCAAGCTGGGGGACAggaaggggacagggactggggaaaGGGGGATGGGCAGGAAAGGGGATGCTGGGCATCACAGCCAGCTCCCCAActccagcaccagcccagcCAACAGAGGGGAAGGGATGGACAGGCAACGCAGGCAGCGCAGGCAGGGGAAACGCAGGGAGGGCAGCTGGGAGGGGGGACACTCCGCCGCGGGGTGCAGGGGGGGCACAAGCCCCCCTGCCTGCACCCACCCCCTGGCAGCAAGGCGGGGTCCAGAGTGTCCatccctggcaggcagaggggcTTTAGGGCTGCTGGCTCCCCAGCTTTTGATTTGTGGCCACTTGCATCTGAGTCTCGAAGGCCCGGACCTCCTCCAGGGACATGTCTGGAAGGCAGAGAGCCGCTCGCCGGGATGGCCTGGTGCTCACCGCCAGCTGTCACCAAACCCGGggctcccatccctgtgcccgCACGTGGCAGTCACCTGCAGCGCGTGTCCCTGCCAGAACGGGGgtgcaggcagcacaggcagggtgCTGGGACTCCTCTGGCCATTCTCCCCGAGGGGAGCATGCAGCGTGCAGGGGTGCAGGCAGGGGTGAGCTAGAAGCGCAGAcagggcaggcagcacaggcagtgcaggcaatgcaggcagagcagggagtgcCAGCAGTGCAGACAGTGCAGGCaatgcaggcagagcagggagtgcCAGCAGTGCAGACAGTGCAGGCaatgcaggcagagcagggagtgcAAGTAGtacaggcagtgcaggcagagcagggagtgccagcagtgcagacagtgcaggcagagcaggcagtgcagggagTGCAAGCAGtacaggcagtgcaggcagagcagggagtgccagcagtgcagacagtgcaggcagagcaggcactgcaggcactgcaggcagcagcacaggcagaggaagagcaggagctgtggtgggGTCAGTGGCATCAGCAGTCTGAcctgcagcccctccctccatgggcaccctgtgcccccCTCCCCACTGTGCTGGGGTGACCCCACGGACTCACCGCACCACTCGTCCACCCAGGCAAAAGCCTGACGGTGTCCGATCAGCAGGATGTCCCGGATCACCTGCAACACCATGGGGGTCAGcaccctgtcactgtccccccAGTGCCTCCCAACCCCCCTTGGGCCCACCTCACCTTGTGCACAAACTGCTCCACCCGCGTCTGCAGCCCCCACACCTCGAACTTGACGCTCACCAGTTTGTAGGAGCACATGATGGGCTTGGTGTGCTGGCGCCAGCCCTCCCGCAGCGGCCCCCGGCCCGTCTTGGCCGAGCTGAAGAAacgggggtcctggggggatgGGAAACATCAGGGTCAGTGTCCCCCCTTGGGACAGGAGACAAGGGGGTGGCTCCAGGGAACGCCCTTATCCTCAGCCCTGGTACCTCCAGGCTGCGGTAGTAGCGCTCAGGGATCTCATCGAAGGCAATGTCCAGGAAAGACACCTCGTGGTCACCCAGGATTTTGTCACTGTGGAAGatctggggagaggaggggagggagggtgAGTGACATGGACCACAAGTCATGAGGTGACGAGTTTGCCAGTTCTCAGCTGCAGTGCACACTCACGTTCTCGCTGTCCCCGCAGTTGTCCTCGTACTTGGTCTCAATGTAGATGGAGAACTTGGGCAGGAAGGAGCACTGCAGGGAGTGGCTGTCAGCTGCTCCCCGAGGGACAccactcccagggatgcccaCCTGAGGGACACCCCACCCCGAGGGACACTCCAGCCCCAACGATGCCCATCCCCTAAAGATGTGCAGTCCAGGGACACTGATCCT
The genomic region above belongs to Vidua chalybeata isolate OUT-0048 chromosome 16, bVidCha1 merged haplotype, whole genome shotgun sequence and contains:
- the MSS51 gene encoding putative protein MSS51 homolog, mitochondrial isoform X3; protein product: MDRNVPGLSHVILQKLNMKSYEDYKSAMDGRKSGSDFGIRTYFDMFQKMEDTFKFCVECKKLPDALPDPKSLRRCKRCQNVYYCGVACQRANWPLHKKFCKKLKLVALDRLVEWLVFTGDIPFPTDTWTKPARDVKGWEDWFSMQEQLEEKLGVIVAGRYMTLLWANAGKPRPEDTELRESIRRLVTDFHSRPLTIGLGLRLFGIDPLTRPLTVHVVGASHVETLNTRLTDYDELTRMFPGHQGVEMVMVGVDVVDGPIMRPPLTTLAPRGKVYLSSYKGLYHDFWESRVETKLAAPPDLVVGFHPGFHACPDLLAGWLPTLLLLRDYRLPVLFTVYSEQELKASLQILVELEMHIVGYASNPFASLRPEQVYSSPNKPPVYCSSHYIALLGAEAVPGAEELEDDDGWQGGEPSAAAVAGSVAPGLG
- the MSS51 gene encoding putative protein MSS51 homolog, mitochondrial isoform X1 yields the protein MAGGKRRGGGGRRGGPRQHPGTPGPASSPAPLSPAATTAQPNAGAAPKTGRSKKAPEEPAARAPDVDSLGFQAMDRNVPGLSHVILQKLNMKSYEDYKSAMDGRKSGSDFGIRTYFDMFQKMEDTFKFCVECKKLPDALPDPKSLRRCKRCQNVYYCGVACQRANWPLHKKFCKKLKLVALDRLVEWLVFTGDIPFPTDTWTKPARDVKGWEDWFSMQEQLEEKLGVIVAGRYMTLLWANAGKPRPEDTELRESIRRLVTDFHSRPLTIGLGLRLFGIDPLTRPLTVHVVGASHVETLNTRLTDYDELTRMFPGHQGVEMVMVGVDVVDGPIMRPPLTTLAPRGKVYLSSYKGLYHDFWESRVETKLAAPPDLVVGFHPGFHACPDLLAGWLPTLLLLRDYRLPVLFTVYSEQELKASLQILVELEMHIVGYASNPFASLRPEQVYSSPNKPPVYCSSHYIALLGAEAVPGAEELEDDDGWQGGEPSAAAVAGSVAPGLG
- the MSS51 gene encoding putative protein MSS51 homolog, mitochondrial isoform X2; this encodes MMGVGSPQQPPVGRGSARAVPSTTAQPNAGAAPKTGRSKKAPEEPAARAPDVDSLGFQAMDRNVPGLSHVILQKLNMKSYEDYKSAMDGRKSGSDFGIRTYFDMFQKMEDTFKFCVECKKLPDALPDPKSLRRCKRCQNVYYCGVACQRANWPLHKKFCKKLKLVALDRLVEWLVFTGDIPFPTDTWTKPARDVKGWEDWFSMQEQLEEKLGVIVAGRYMTLLWANAGKPRPEDTELRESIRRLVTDFHSRPLTIGLGLRLFGIDPLTRPLTVHVVGASHVETLNTRLTDYDELTRMFPGHQGVEMVMVGVDVVDGPIMRPPLTTLAPRGKVYLSSYKGLYHDFWESRVETKLAAPPDLVVGFHPGFHACPDLLAGWLPTLLLLRDYRLPVLFTVYSEQELKASLQILVELEMHIVGYASNPFASLRPEQVYSSPNKPPVYCSSHYIALLGAEAVPGAEELEDDDGWQGGEPSAAAVAGSVAPGLG
- the LOC128796180 gene encoding LOW QUALITY PROTEIN: cytoplasmic phosphatidylinositol transfer protein 1-like (The sequence of the model RefSeq protein was modified relative to this genomic sequence to represent the inferred CDS: inserted 2 bases in 1 codon; deleted 2 bases in 1 codon), giving the protein MATAREVTASGAAASSVGCWDGSVGGSGAFPAPLPAAPQHEPCPRQRRRLRLTPVLPXPCPCHPARSVTMLVKEYRICMPLTTEEYRVGQLYTISKHSHQESEKGEGVEVVKNEPHEDPVHGPGQFTEKRVHLSSKLPSWARAVTPRIFYITEKAWNYYPYTITEYTCSFLPKFSIYIETKYEDNCGDSENIFHSDKILGDHEVSFLDIAFDEIPERYYRSLEDPRFFSSAKTGRGPLREGWRQHTKPIMCSYKLVSVKFEVWGLQTRVEQFVHKVIRDILLIGHRQAFAWVDEWCGMTMEEVRRYEQETQEATNELIGLVAPAISVSEVGQPTATHSAPASAPSTPLSDEAPEFLAPPKTRPRKKSAPETLTLPALRERAGAE